The Leptospira paudalimensis region CGAGGGCGTAAGTCCCGAAGTGAAGCGGTTAGTCGCTGTTATGCGAAGGTAGCTATTGTTAAAATTATATTTTTTTGAAATCAATATGTGAATAGTAATTACTTTCTTTAGTTGAAAGTAATTCGGATTTATCGAAAATGTTTTCAGAAATTCCATCTTTGATAATTTGGTAAGCTTTTTCTTTTAAGCTAGGTAAGGAATATTTTATCGTTTGAAATACTATGAAAATGTTAATACCAGTGTAATCATGTGCTATTCGATTCCTTAGACCAACTACATCTTTCCAAGGATATGGGTATTCATTTTTTGTTTCGTCACTGAGTTTAGTGCTATTTTCACCAATTTGAGTTAGGAGACTCAGAATAGCATTATAATTCATTTGATCATTAGTCTCATAAAGAGTTTCAGGATTTTCAAAACTATTTGAATAGAGACTAATTTTTTCGATGTATTCGATTATATTGAGAAGGTAAAGAAGATCATTTTTTCTATTCTTTAACATAGATCATTTCTTTATTTGCCCTATGTAGAATTATTGGGTTTGCATATTTCTTTAAAACTAAGTCTACTTTAAGATTTAGGTTTTTTTCAAGTTCTTCTTTTAAAGATAATGCCGATTGAAAATCTATATCATTTTCAACTAAAATGTCAATGTCGTGGAAATTCGAATCTTTCCTAGCAAATGATCCGAAAACGCCTAGCCTATCTAAATTATACTTTGAAAGTAATTTAGAATTTTTGAGGAAAATCTGGAATTCCGAGATATTCTTCACAGCTACTGACATGATATTTAGTTTTTACCAATAAAAGTAAGTTTTCAAGCTAATTTTTATCCCAAATATTCTTCTAATTTCTTCAATCTTTTCCCATTTTTTTTGAATTCGTTTGATTTTAGCTACTTTCGCATAACGAACTAGGGGAGACGACGTTCCCTGCCCCTGAGTCCCTGGAGGGGACGTTAGGGACTGGCACGTAGCTTGCGTATGCGAGCGAGTGACAGAAAGGGAATGTGGCGCAGCCCAAGCAA contains the following coding sequences:
- a CDS encoding HepT-like ribonuclease domain-containing protein, encoding MLKNRKNDLLYLLNIIEYIEKISLYSNSFENPETLYETNDQMNYNAILSLLTQIGENSTKLSDETKNEYPYPWKDVVGLRNRIAHDYTGINIFIVFQTIKYSLPSLKEKAYQIIKDGISENIFDKSELLSTKESNYYSHIDFKKI
- a CDS encoding nucleotidyltransferase family protein, coding for MSVAVKNISEFQIFLKNSKLLSKYNLDRLGVFGSFARKDSNFHDIDILVENDIDFQSALSLKEELEKNLNLKVDLVLKKYANPIILHRANKEMIYVKE